One Paenisporosarcina sp. FSL H8-0542 genomic region harbors:
- the folK gene encoding 2-amino-4-hydroxy-6-hydroxymethyldihydropteridine diphosphokinase, with the protein MNTAYLSLGSNLGNRFEMLQDAVEMLQMENNLEVTAVSSVYETEPVGYTEQASFLNIVVEIKSPLTADEILFICLETEQTLGRIREFRWGPRCIDLDILLYNAENIVSEKLTVPHPRMHERGFVLVPLMELLPEGIHPGTGVSFRKYAEGQKEGVHVWKTIDGVDAFVRLEN; encoded by the coding sequence ATGAATACCGCCTATCTTTCGTTAGGGTCGAATTTAGGTAATCGTTTCGAGATGTTGCAAGATGCGGTTGAAATGCTACAGATGGAGAACAATTTAGAAGTCACTGCAGTGTCGTCGGTTTATGAGACGGAACCAGTCGGTTATACTGAGCAAGCATCGTTTTTAAATATCGTCGTTGAAATCAAGAGTCCTTTAACTGCAGATGAAATCCTTTTTATTTGCCTAGAAACCGAGCAGACTCTAGGGAGAATTCGTGAATTTCGTTGGGGACCAAGGTGCATAGACCTTGACATTTTGCTCTATAATGCTGAAAATATAGTGTCAGAGAAACTGACTGTCCCTCATCCACGAATGCATGAACGAGGGTTTGTTCTCGTTCCGTTGATGGAATTATTGCCTGAAGGCATACATCCAGGAACTGGTGTGTCTTTTCGCAAGTATGCAGAAGGACAGAAAGAAGGCGTTCACGTATGGAAAACAATCGATGGGGTAGACGCATTCGTGCGTTTAGAAAACTAA
- the folB gene encoding dihydroneopterin aldolase, translated as MDYIHVNDMEFWGYHGVFAEETKLGQRFRVTLSLAVDLQEAGQTDNLEKTVNYAEAFFVCQKIVEGEPVKLVETVAERISQEILTKFEGIVKGCKVMLIKPDPPIPGHYRSVAVEITRGTYV; from the coding sequence ATGGATTATATTCATGTGAACGATATGGAATTTTGGGGCTATCACGGTGTGTTTGCCGAAGAAACGAAACTCGGTCAACGATTCCGTGTAACCTTATCATTGGCAGTGGACTTACAGGAAGCTGGTCAAACCGACAATCTTGAGAAAACCGTTAACTATGCAGAAGCATTCTTTGTTTGCCAAAAGATTGTAGAGGGTGAACCTGTGAAGCTTGTGGAAACGGTGGCAGAGCGAATCTCACAAGAAATTTTGACGAAGTTTGAAGGAATTGTAAAAGGTTGCAAAGTGATGTTGATTAAACCTGATCCCCCGATTCCTGGGCATTACCGTTCGGTAGCTGTTGAAATTACGCGAGGTACATATGTATGA
- a CDS encoding helix-turn-helix transcriptional regulator: MENNRWGRRIRAFRKLKAMKQLDFAKQIGMSTSILGQIERGTRVPTQQQLETMASVLNIEVEELMGETNS, from the coding sequence ATGGAAAACAATCGATGGGGTAGACGCATTCGTGCGTTTAGAAAACTAAAAGCGATGAAGCAACTCGACTTTGCCAAACAAATTGGAATGTCGACATCTATTTTAGGGCAAATCGAGCGTGGAACTCGAGTACCAACACAACAACAACTAGAAACAATGGCATCCGTGCTGAATATAGAGGTAGAAGAGTTAATGGGTGAGACAAATTCATAA
- the folP gene encoding dihydropteroate synthase, which translates to MNLTHYTKQFEVNGMVFDFQNETIVMGILNVTPDSFSDGGRFNAIEEAVIHAKKMVADGAKIIDIGGESTRPGHDAVSEEEEISRVIPVIEALVRELDVAISIDTYKAKVAEAAILAGAHIINDVWGAKREPAIAEVAARLGVPILLMHNRDNTEYANFWPDVRKDLEESVQIAKDAGVPDEQIWLDPGIGFGKTTEQNIWMMKHLQEVVEMGYPVLLGTSRKSMVGNILNLPVEERLEGTAATVSFGIMHGCHMMRVHDVKEIVRTVLMMDVLTGKQPYIER; encoded by the coding sequence GTGAATTTAACACATTACACAAAACAGTTCGAAGTGAATGGGATGGTATTTGATTTTCAGAACGAAACGATTGTCATGGGAATACTGAATGTGACACCTGATTCTTTTTCGGATGGTGGACGTTTTAACGCTATAGAAGAAGCAGTTATTCATGCGAAAAAAATGGTGGCTGATGGAGCGAAAATAATTGATATCGGTGGGGAATCAACACGACCGGGTCATGATGCCGTAAGTGAAGAAGAAGAAATTTCACGTGTTATTCCTGTAATCGAAGCGTTGGTGCGTGAACTGGATGTGGCTATTTCGATTGATACGTATAAAGCGAAAGTGGCGGAAGCTGCCATCCTTGCTGGCGCTCATATTATCAATGACGTGTGGGGAGCGAAACGTGAACCTGCAATTGCCGAAGTGGCGGCAAGACTTGGCGTGCCGATTTTATTGATGCACAATCGTGATAACACGGAATACGCAAACTTCTGGCCGGATGTACGCAAGGATCTGGAGGAAAGTGTGCAAATAGCTAAAGATGCAGGCGTTCCTGATGAACAAATTTGGTTGGATCCCGGCATTGGATTTGGGAAAACGACCGAACAAAACATATGGATGATGAAGCATTTACAAGAAGTAGTGGAAATGGGATATCCCGTGCTGCTTGGTACATCCCGTAAGTCCATGGTTGGCAACATTTTAAATTTGCCTGTTGAGGAACGTTTGGAAGGAACTGCAGCAACCGTTTCCTTCGGTATCATGCATGGATGTCATATGATGCGTGTACATGACGTGAAAGAAATTGTTCGTACAGTACTCATGATGGATGTATTGACTGGTAAACAACCATATATAGAACGTTAA